One Nicotiana sylvestris chromosome 12, ASM39365v2, whole genome shotgun sequence genomic window carries:
- the LOC104220659 gene encoding transcription factor bHLH130-like isoform X1 has translation MDSEFDKNQNMNSGLLRFRSAPSSLFENLTDGVIKIENFGSENKGFNLAGLNNQLVSQNSQLPPQYPRQNTSANVGSTDGGGYRVMGSLGNNHERQNKLASNLMRQNSSPAGLFSHLNSQIGYGTLKGGGGGGYRMANVASGDSSPSSSRLKGHFSSFPSGTPSSLGMLSRISEVDNESSITTVPDDDKRRDGNSEAQFYNMGFPFTSWNDSPQLDNEGKLFANADQIEEVGNRPPILSHHLSLPKTPAEIAAIEKLLHFQDTIPCKIRAKRGCATHPRSIAERVRRTRISERMRKLQELVPNMDKQTNTADMLDLAVEYIKDLQKQYKTLTDHRANCKCSAMQNQRV, from the exons ATGGATTCAGAGTTTGATAAAAACCAGAACATGAATTCTGGTTTGTTAAGGTTTCGTTCAGCTCCAAGTTCTTTGTTTGAGAATCTCACTGATGGAGTAATAAAGATTGAAAATTTTGGCAGTGAGAATAAAGGGTTCAATCTTGCTGGTTTAAATAATCAATTGGTGTCTCAGAATTCACAGTTGCCACCTCAATATCCAAGGCAAAATACTAGTGCTAATGTGGGGTCAACGGATGGTGGTGGGTACAGGGTGATGGGCTCATTGGGAAATAATCATGAGAGGCAAAACAAGTTGGCATCAAATCTTATGAGGCAAAATAGTTCTCCAGCTGGCTTATTCTCCCACCTTAATTCTCAAATTG GCTATGGCACGTTGAAAGGCGGTGGTGGTGGAGGTTACAGAATGGCAAATGTTGCCAGTGGAGATTCAAGTCCATCTTCAAGTAGGTTGAAAGGTCATTTTAGTAGTTTCCCATCAGGGACACCTTCATCATTAGGAATGTTGTCTCGAATCTCAGAGGTCGATAACGAGAGCAGCATAACAACTGTCCCTGATGATGACAAGCGTAGAGATGGCAACTCAGAAGCTCAATTCTACAATATGGGATTCCCTTTTACCTCTTGGAATGATTCCCCTCAACTAGATAATGAAGGGAAGCTATTTGCTAATGCTGATCAG ATTGAAGAAGTTGGAAATAGGCCTCCAATTTTGTCACACCACCTAAGTTTACCAAAGACACCAGCTGAAATTGCAGCTATTGAGAAGTTATTGCATTTCCAAGACACTATTCCCTGTAAGATCCGCGCCAAACGTGGCTGTGCTACTCATCCTAGGAGCATTGCAGAAAGG GTGAGAAGAACCCGAATAAGTGAAAGAATGAGGAAGCTACAGGAGCTTGTCCCCAACATGGACAAG CAAACAAACACAGCAGACATGTTAGATTTGGCTGTTGAGTACATTAAAGACCTCCAAAAACAGTACAAG ACACTCACTGATCATCGGGCGAACTGCAAATGCTCAGCAATGCAGAACCAAAGGGTCTGA
- the LOC104220659 gene encoding transcription factor bHLH130-like isoform X2, protein MGVSGYGTLKGGGGGGYRMANVASGDSSPSSSRLKGHFSSFPSGTPSSLGMLSRISEVDNESSITTVPDDDKRRDGNSEAQFYNMGFPFTSWNDSPQLDNEGKLFANADQIEEVGNRPPILSHHLSLPKTPAEIAAIEKLLHFQDTIPCKIRAKRGCATHPRSIAERVRRTRISERMRKLQELVPNMDKQTNTADMLDLAVEYIKDLQKQYKTLTDHRANCKCSAMQNQRV, encoded by the exons ATGGGAGTTTCAG GCTATGGCACGTTGAAAGGCGGTGGTGGTGGAGGTTACAGAATGGCAAATGTTGCCAGTGGAGATTCAAGTCCATCTTCAAGTAGGTTGAAAGGTCATTTTAGTAGTTTCCCATCAGGGACACCTTCATCATTAGGAATGTTGTCTCGAATCTCAGAGGTCGATAACGAGAGCAGCATAACAACTGTCCCTGATGATGACAAGCGTAGAGATGGCAACTCAGAAGCTCAATTCTACAATATGGGATTCCCTTTTACCTCTTGGAATGATTCCCCTCAACTAGATAATGAAGGGAAGCTATTTGCTAATGCTGATCAG ATTGAAGAAGTTGGAAATAGGCCTCCAATTTTGTCACACCACCTAAGTTTACCAAAGACACCAGCTGAAATTGCAGCTATTGAGAAGTTATTGCATTTCCAAGACACTATTCCCTGTAAGATCCGCGCCAAACGTGGCTGTGCTACTCATCCTAGGAGCATTGCAGAAAGG GTGAGAAGAACCCGAATAAGTGAAAGAATGAGGAAGCTACAGGAGCTTGTCCCCAACATGGACAAG CAAACAAACACAGCAGACATGTTAGATTTGGCTGTTGAGTACATTAAAGACCTCCAAAAACAGTACAAG ACACTCACTGATCATCGGGCGAACTGCAAATGCTCAGCAATGCAGAACCAAAGGGTCTGA